The proteins below come from a single Asanoa ferruginea genomic window:
- a CDS encoding discoidin domain-containing protein, translated as MPVPSRRARIPILGALALALTVSGIVLPATSAAAAPPPQTPGVTLRTFDLQTALSSICTLKPAQTPNVDKLMSTVNWTTAADFGLEDNFLSQVIGNINITTAGNYTFRLISDDGSRLVIDGNVVIDHDGLHGATAKDGAVALTTGYHSLNIDFFEAGGGQQLTLQWQTPGSTSFVTVPNSVLSTDAGVVRVTAPGRKECEASGDSPGDGLPLTAVHPNFTLTNLRPNGFQPKVTGMDWLPDGRLVISTWGGSDQSGTSQDGEVWILSNTGGATSPANITTKRIGSALKEPMGLKVVNGVVYVSEKARLTRLVDTTGDEVADQYQTVATWPYDGNFHEFAFGLLYQDGFFYVNLSVSIDYGGNTTNPQGIANRGTTLKINASNGQWTYVAGGLRTPHGIGWGPENSIFVTDNQGGYQPASKLLHIKQGRFFNHYLNPQGPFDNAPVTPPVLWLPQNEIGNSPSTPLLMPSGTYAGQFLIGDVTYGGLQRAFVEKVNGEYQGALYRLTQGLEAGISEVNLGPDGAVYVGGLGAGGNWGQTGKLMYGLQKLTPNGTNYFDMLATRATPNGFEIEYTQPLSAATATALASKYRVKQWRYVPTAAYGGPKIDEETLTVSSATLSSDGKKVTLVINGLKAGRVVHIRSPRPFAASNGQSLWSTEVWYTLNAIPGQVPPVNLALGKPATADSSCSVNENPARAVNGTVTNGNLDKWCSQGASKWLQVDLGATQSVNKLVVQHAGAGGENTAWNTRDFNLQVSTNGTTWTTVATVTGNTASTTTHNITATQARYVRINVTTAASDGNAAARVYELEAYGGTSTVGNLALNKTATADSSCGTTEGPAKAVNGSVSGGNADKWCSLGATKWLQVDLGSSQSVGRIVLKHAGAGGESSAWNTRDFNLQVSTNGTSWTTVATVTGNTASTTTHDFTAVQARYLRLNVTTPASDGNGAARIYEFEAYNSSGGANPNRVVLFDGSNMNNFEQTNGSAVTWPLGNGGVEVLGGDIRSKESFGDFKLHLEFWLPNLPANVTGQARANSGIYLQDRYELQVLDSFGDTSIGIDECASIYNKIAPTSNAATAPETWQTYDVTFRAARFNASGAKTENARVTVVWNGVTVHNNVAIDGPTGAGAAEGPTAGKIRLQDHGDAGANVFYRNIWVEPVV; from the coding sequence GTGCCCGTCCCGTCCCGACGCGCGCGCATCCCGATCCTGGGTGCGCTCGCTCTCGCGCTCACCGTCTCCGGCATTGTCCTACCCGCGACCAGCGCTGCCGCCGCACCACCGCCCCAGACGCCCGGTGTGACCCTGCGGACCTTCGACCTACAGACCGCGTTGAGCAGCATCTGCACGCTCAAGCCGGCACAGACGCCCAACGTCGACAAGCTGATGTCGACGGTCAACTGGACGACAGCCGCCGACTTCGGCCTGGAGGACAACTTCCTCTCCCAGGTCATCGGCAACATCAACATCACCACAGCCGGCAACTACACGTTCCGGCTGATCAGTGACGACGGATCGCGGCTCGTCATCGACGGCAATGTCGTGATCGACCATGACGGGCTGCACGGCGCGACCGCCAAGGACGGCGCCGTCGCGCTGACCACCGGCTACCACTCGCTCAACATCGACTTCTTCGAGGCCGGTGGCGGGCAGCAGCTGACCCTGCAGTGGCAGACGCCGGGCTCGACCTCGTTCGTGACGGTGCCCAACTCGGTGCTGAGCACCGACGCCGGCGTCGTGCGGGTCACCGCGCCCGGGCGCAAGGAGTGCGAGGCGAGCGGCGACTCGCCCGGCGACGGCCTTCCGCTCACCGCCGTGCACCCCAACTTCACTCTGACCAACCTGCGGCCCAACGGCTTCCAGCCGAAGGTCACCGGCATGGACTGGCTGCCCGACGGCCGCCTCGTCATCTCGACCTGGGGCGGCAGCGACCAGTCCGGCACCTCCCAGGACGGCGAGGTGTGGATCCTGTCCAACACCGGCGGGGCGACCTCGCCCGCCAACATCACGACGAAGCGGATCGGCAGCGCCCTCAAGGAGCCGATGGGCCTCAAGGTCGTCAACGGCGTGGTGTACGTGTCGGAGAAGGCGCGCCTGACCCGGCTGGTGGACACCACTGGTGACGAGGTCGCCGACCAGTACCAGACGGTCGCGACCTGGCCCTACGACGGCAACTTCCACGAGTTCGCGTTCGGCCTGCTCTACCAGGACGGCTTCTTCTACGTGAACCTGTCGGTGTCGATCGACTACGGCGGCAACACCACCAACCCGCAGGGCATCGCCAACCGGGGCACCACGCTGAAGATCAACGCCAGCAACGGCCAGTGGACCTACGTGGCCGGCGGGCTGCGTACCCCGCATGGCATCGGTTGGGGTCCGGAGAACAGCATTTTCGTCACCGACAACCAGGGCGGCTACCAACCCGCGTCCAAGCTGCTGCACATCAAGCAGGGCCGCTTCTTCAACCACTACCTCAACCCGCAGGGTCCGTTCGACAACGCGCCCGTGACACCGCCGGTGCTGTGGCTGCCGCAGAACGAGATCGGCAACTCGCCCAGCACGCCGCTGTTGATGCCCAGCGGCACGTACGCCGGACAGTTCCTGATCGGTGATGTCACCTACGGCGGCCTCCAGCGCGCGTTCGTGGAGAAGGTCAACGGCGAATACCAGGGTGCGCTCTACCGGCTCACCCAGGGCCTCGAGGCCGGCATTTCGGAGGTCAACCTCGGCCCGGACGGCGCGGTCTACGTCGGTGGCCTCGGCGCCGGCGGCAACTGGGGCCAGACCGGCAAGCTGATGTACGGCCTACAGAAGCTGACCCCGAACGGCACCAACTACTTCGACATGCTCGCGACCCGGGCCACGCCCAACGGGTTCGAGATCGAATACACCCAGCCGCTGTCGGCCGCCACCGCCACGGCGCTGGCCAGCAAATACCGCGTGAAGCAGTGGCGTTACGTGCCGACCGCCGCCTACGGCGGCCCGAAGATCGACGAGGAGACGCTGACCGTGTCGTCGGCGACGCTCTCCTCCGACGGCAAGAAGGTCACCCTGGTGATCAACGGGCTCAAGGCGGGCCGGGTCGTGCACATCCGTTCGCCCAGGCCGTTCGCGGCCAGCAACGGCCAGTCACTGTGGAGCACCGAGGTCTGGTACACGCTCAACGCCATTCCCGGCCAGGTGCCGCCGGTCAACCTCGCCCTCGGCAAGCCGGCGACCGCCGACAGTTCCTGCTCCGTCAACGAGAACCCGGCGCGCGCCGTCAACGGCACCGTCACCAACGGCAACCTCGACAAGTGGTGCTCGCAGGGTGCCAGCAAGTGGCTCCAGGTCGACCTGGGCGCCACGCAGAGCGTGAACAAGCTGGTCGTCCAGCACGCCGGTGCCGGTGGGGAGAACACCGCCTGGAACACCCGCGACTTCAACCTCCAGGTGAGCACCAACGGCACAACGTGGACGACGGTCGCGACGGTGACCGGCAACACGGCCAGCACGACCACGCACAACATCACGGCGACCCAGGCGAGATACGTCCGGATCAACGTCACCACCGCGGCCAGCGACGGCAACGCGGCGGCGCGGGTCTACGAACTCGAGGCGTACGGCGGCACCAGCACCGTCGGCAACCTCGCGCTGAACAAGACCGCTACCGCCGACAGTTCGTGTGGCACCACGGAGGGGCCGGCCAAGGCCGTCAACGGCAGCGTCTCCGGCGGCAACGCCGACAAGTGGTGCTCGCTCGGCGCCACGAAGTGGCTCCAGGTCGATCTGGGCTCGAGCCAGAGCGTGGGCCGGATCGTGCTCAAGCACGCCGGTGCCGGCGGTGAGAGCAGCGCCTGGAACACCCGCGACTTCAACCTCCAGGTGAGCACCAATGGCACGTCGTGGACGACGGTCGCGACGGTGACCGGCAACACGGCCAGCACCACCACGCACGACTTCACCGCCGTGCAGGCCCGGTATCTGCGCCTAAACGTGACCACGCCGGCCAGCGACGGCAACGGGGCGGCGCGGATCTACGAGTTCGAGGCCTACAACAGCTCCGGGGGAGCCAACCCGAACCGGGTCGTGCTCTTCGACGGCTCCAACATGAACAACTTCGAGCAGACCAATGGCAGCGCGGTGACCTGGCCGCTGGGCAACGGCGGCGTCGAGGTGCTCGGTGGCGACATCCGCAGCAAGGAGAGCTTCGGCGACTTCAAGCTGCACCTCGAGTTCTGGCTGCCCAACCTGCCGGCCAACGTCACCGGCCAGGCCCGGGCCAACAGTGGCATCTACCTCCAGGACCGCTACGAGCTCCAGGTCCTGGACTCCTTCGGCGACACGTCGATCGGCATCGACGAGTGCGCGTCGATCTACAACAAGATCGCGCCCACCAGCAACGCCGCGACCGCGCCGGAGACCTGGCAGACCTACGACGTGACCTTCCGCGCGGCCCGGTTCAACGCGTCCGGCGCCAAGACGGAGAACGCCCGGGTCACGGTCGTGTGGAACGGCGTCACGGTGCACAACAACGTGGCGATCGACGGCCCGACCGGCGCCGGCGCGGCCGAGGGACCCACCGCCGGCAAGATCCGCCTACAGGACCACGGCGACGCCGGCGCGAACGTCTTCTACCGCAACATCTGGGTCGAGCCGGTGGTGTGA